In uncultured Bacteroides sp., one genomic interval encodes:
- a CDS encoding transposase yields the protein MNQSISTVGKVTTNKPIYINVNKKKSTISFKLHIPHYRQDRVSISGKSYTVELSRNSNSSRCPACGCLSQSLHGYYIRQLQGSEIFNHSLTLLVKTRKFRCRNEHCLRKVFSEDHSCLASPYGRNTLEVEERIREVSLKVTSRTASELLHGQNIFCSQSACLRSAHKELPSKSSNSLPVAIGIDDFAQKKGHIYGSVIVDQMTHRPIAVLPCREGDELEQFLRNNPQIQYITRDRGRNFVEAINRILPGVTQICDRFHLIKNLVDALTEEIASLSRLSVHKQTYSYPSTEECRTKIMEALYGLGDARHRHKLNLFVQADSLIRKGMSISETARQLGVHSQVIWRLVRHHTGKDYMSAQQKSILKHVDELALEISHGCTDIKNLKKKMEDKMDAIAISAATIGIRNKIKQEQQEVRKYNKNIAERKNKKHASIRSIRRFILKGESAVQSLTDLLKNPSIKQVVTLGLRFKEMINRNLRQWSLANWIKQAMECDSKAMRAFACGIKADQQAVQNAMDIYLNNGLLEGTVNKIKAIKRQMFNRASYRLLNVKLIAFKT from the coding sequence ATGAATCAAAGCATATCTACAGTTGGCAAAGTTACTACAAATAAGCCTATTTACATCAATGTTAACAAAAAGAAATCAACTATATCTTTTAAACTTCATATTCCCCATTATCGCCAGGATAGAGTCTCTATAAGTGGGAAATCGTACACTGTAGAATTGTCTCGTAACTCTAATAGTAGCCGCTGCCCGGCCTGTGGTTGTTTGAGTCAAAGCTTACATGGGTACTATATACGCCAACTTCAGGGTTCAGAGATCTTTAATCATTCCCTGACTCTATTGGTCAAAACCCGCAAATTTCGTTGCCGAAATGAGCATTGTCTCCGCAAGGTCTTTAGTGAGGACCATTCCTGCCTGGCTTCTCCCTATGGCCGCAACACTCTGGAGGTAGAAGAACGTATCCGTGAAGTATCTCTAAAAGTCACATCCCGTACTGCCAGTGAGCTTTTACACGGGCAGAACATCTTCTGCAGTCAATCTGCCTGTCTACGGAGTGCTCACAAGGAATTGCCCTCAAAAAGTAGTAATTCTCTACCTGTGGCTATAGGTATAGATGACTTTGCACAGAAGAAAGGGCATATCTATGGGAGTGTTATTGTAGACCAGATGACCCATCGTCCCATTGCAGTACTTCCTTGCCGGGAGGGGGATGAATTAGAGCAGTTCTTGCGAAATAATCCTCAGATACAATATATAACCCGAGACCGGGGGCGAAACTTTGTTGAAGCTATTAATCGTATCCTACCCGGTGTTACCCAAATCTGTGACAGATTCCATTTGATAAAGAATCTGGTGGATGCTCTGACGGAAGAAATAGCCTCATTATCCCGGCTAAGTGTGCATAAGCAAACTTATTCTTATCCCTCCACGGAAGAATGCAGAACCAAAATCATGGAAGCTCTTTATGGCCTGGGGGATGCCAGACATCGACATAAACTGAACCTGTTTGTGCAAGCAGATAGCCTTATCAGAAAAGGAATGAGCATTTCAGAAACAGCCCGCCAATTAGGAGTGCATTCACAGGTTATCTGGCGTTTGGTACGTCACCATACAGGCAAGGATTATATGTCTGCGCAGCAAAAGAGTATATTAAAACATGTCGATGAACTGGCTTTGGAAATCAGCCATGGATGTACGGATATAAAGAATTTGAAGAAGAAAATGGAAGACAAGATGGATGCGATTGCAATCTCGGCTGCCACGATAGGAATCAGAAACAAAATAAAGCAAGAACAACAGGAAGTCAGGAAATATAACAAAAATATAGCTGAAAGGAAAAACAAAAAACACGCATCAATAAGGAGTATACGGAGATTTATATTGAAAGGGGAATCTGCCGTGCAAAGTCTTACTGATCTATTGAAGAATCCATCAATAAAACAGGTTGTAACATTAGGATTGAGATTCAAGGAAATGATAAATAGAAATCTCAGGCAATGGTCTCTGGCAAACTGGATAAAACAGGCTATGGAATGTGATTCAAAAGCCATGAGGGCATTTGCCTGTGGAATAAAAGCAGACCAACAGGCGGTGCAAAATGCAATGGATATTTATTTGAACAACGGACTCTTGGAAGGAACTGTCAATAAAATAAAGGCTATCAAGAGGCAAATGTTTAATAGGGCAAGCTATAGACTACTTAATGTGAAACTCATTGCGTTTAAAACCTAA
- a CDS encoding aminopeptidase P family protein, with translation MFTKETYINRREQLKKTVASGILLFLGNDECGMNYADNTYSFRQDSTFLYFFGLSYAGLSAIIDIDNDKEIIFGDELTIDDIVWMGTQPTLKEKSERVGVACTQPSKSIESYLKDALNKEQQIHFLPTYRAEHKLKLMDWLGYMPAAQEASVPFIRAVVNQRNYKSAEEIVEIEKACNTTADMHIKAMQILRPGMKESEIAGALADVALSAGGNLSFPTIATINGQTLHNHYHGNIVKPGDMLLLDAGAETAMGYAGDMSSTIPGDKKFTSRQKDVYDIQVASHLAAVEALRPGIPFKEVYELSSRVIVEGMKSLGLMKGNADDAVREGAHAMFFQCGLGHMMGLDVHDMENLGEVYVGYDGEPKSTQFGRKSLRLGRKLEPGFVLTIEPGVYFIPELMDLWKGEKKFTEFINYDKLETYKDFGGIRNEEDYLITENGARRLGKKIPLTTDEVEALR, from the coding sequence ATGTTTACAAAAGAAACTTATATAAATAGAAGAGAGCAGCTTAAGAAGACTGTTGCTTCCGGAATCTTGTTATTTTTGGGTAATGATGAGTGTGGAATGAATTATGCAGATAATACATATTCGTTTAGACAAGATTCTACTTTTCTCTATTTTTTCGGTTTATCTTATGCCGGACTTTCTGCCATTATTGATATAGATAATGATAAAGAAATAATTTTTGGCGATGAACTGACTATTGATGATATTGTATGGATGGGCACACAGCCTACTCTGAAAGAGAAGAGTGAAAGAGTAGGAGTTGCATGTACACAACCTTCTAAGAGCATTGAATCTTATTTAAAAGATGCTTTGAATAAAGAACAGCAAATTCATTTTTTACCAACCTATAGAGCAGAACATAAGCTTAAACTAATGGATTGGCTTGGATATATGCCGGCGGCTCAGGAAGCTTCTGTTCCTTTTATTCGTGCAGTGGTAAATCAACGAAATTACAAATCTGCAGAAGAAATAGTTGAGATAGAAAAAGCGTGTAATACTACTGCTGATATGCATATTAAAGCGATGCAAATACTTCGTCCGGGAATGAAGGAAAGTGAAATTGCAGGTGCACTTGCTGATGTAGCTTTGTCTGCTGGTGGAAATCTATCTTTCCCAACTATTGCTACAATAAACGGTCAAACATTGCATAATCATTATCATGGAAATATTGTAAAACCAGGTGATATGTTACTTTTGGATGCTGGTGCTGAAACTGCGATGGGATATGCCGGAGATATGTCTTCTACGATTCCTGGGGATAAGAAATTTACTAGTCGTCAAAAAGACGTTTACGATATTCAGGTTGCTTCTCATCTAGCAGCTGTTGAGGCTCTCCGTCCAGGTATTCCATTCAAAGAGGTATATGAACTTTCGTCGAGAGTAATTGTTGAGGGAATGAAATCTTTAGGATTAATGAAAGGTAATGCTGACGATGCTGTTCGTGAAGGTGCTCATGCTATGTTCTTCCAATGTGGATTGGGACATATGATGGGGCTTGATGTTCATGATATGGAAAACCTTGGAGAAGTTTATGTAGGATATGACGGTGAACCAAAGAGTACTCAGTTTGGGCGTAAGTCTCTTCGCTTGGGACGGAAACTGGAGCCGGGTTTTGTTCTGACTATTGAACCGGGTGTTTATTTTATTCCAGAATTAATGGATTTGTGGAAAGGTGAGAAGAAGTTCACAGAATTTATCAACTATGATAAATTAGAAACTTACAAAGATTTCGGTGGTATCCGTAATGAAGAAGATTATCTGATTACAGAAAATGGAGCCCGTCGATTAGGTAAGAAAATCCCATTGACAACAGATGAAGTTGAAGCGCTAAGATAA
- a CDS encoding DMT family transporter codes for MEKNTKAILYASVAVLSWSTVATAFKVGLKSLTYFELILIASCTALVIFTIVLIAQNKLTVISSFSNKQLVRFAGIGLLNPVAYYLVLFKSYSLLPAQVAQPINYTWPILLLVMLAIFTRRPIPIPKYIGLTFSLLGVVLISLGAGQSDVSGISIFGVFLDLFSAVMWATYWMINNKNKDIDGTVSLFMGFLFGTIYLLVAALFVGVNIENTTSLLAGIYVGAFEIAVPFICFGIAIRTTNNPALVNQLCYLAPFMSLFFISIVLGEQIYLSTYIGLILIVGGIVFNQYFAHKMTWKLYRYIIRHHITHRVYSS; via the coding sequence ATGGAGAAAAATACTAAAGCTATACTCTATGCGAGTGTTGCTGTGTTGAGTTGGTCGACTGTTGCAACGGCATTTAAGGTTGGTCTGAAAAGCCTGACTTATTTTGAACTAATACTAATTGCCAGTTGTACAGCACTTGTGATTTTTACGATAGTACTTATTGCTCAAAATAAGCTGACTGTTATAAGCTCTTTTAGCAATAAACAGTTGGTACGTTTTGCAGGAATTGGACTGTTGAACCCAGTTGCGTATTATCTTGTTTTGTTTAAATCCTATTCGCTGTTGCCGGCACAGGTAGCCCAACCGATAAACTATACATGGCCCATTCTTTTATTGGTTATGCTAGCAATATTTACACGCAGGCCAATTCCGATACCTAAATATATAGGGTTGACCTTTTCATTGCTAGGCGTTGTTTTAATATCATTGGGCGCTGGTCAATCCGATGTTTCTGGAATCTCTATTTTTGGAGTTTTTTTAGACTTGTTTAGTGCTGTTATGTGGGCAACTTACTGGATGATAAATAACAAAAATAAAGATATAGATGGTACAGTCTCTCTTTTTATGGGATTTCTTTTTGGTACCATTTATTTGTTGGTTGCAGCTTTATTTGTAGGTGTAAATATAGAAAATACGACAAGTCTTCTGGCTGGAATATATGTAGGAGCTTTTGAAATAGCAGTACCGTTTATTTGTTTTGGAATAGCTATACGTACTACAAATAACCCTGCGTTGGTTAACCAACTTTGCTATTTAGCTCCTTTCATGTCTTTGTTCTTTATTTCTATTGTTTTAGGAGAACAAATTTATCTCTCTACATATATAGGTCTTATATTAATTGTAGGAGGTATCGTTTTTAACCAGTATTTTGCGCATAAGATGACATGGAAACTGTATAGGTATATAATAAGGCATCATATTACTCATAGAGTGTATTCCAGCTAA
- a CDS encoding DUF5107 domain-containing protein has translation MVKAWNEQVVIPTYEIGKPEKNPIFLEKRVYQGSSGVVYPYPVIEKIADEKVDKTYNAVFLENEYIKIMILPELGGRVQMAYDKIKKRHFIYYNEVIKPALVGLTGPWISGGIEFNWPQHHRPSTFLPVDYCIEEFPDGSVTVWVSEMEQMFHQKGMAGFTLRPGKAYLEIKGRLYNRTPMPQTFLWWANPAVAVNDHYQSVFPPDVNAVFDHGKRDVSTFPIATGTYYKMDYSAGVDISNYKNIPVPTSYMAIKSRFNFVGGYENDTRAGVLHVANHHVSPGKKQWTWGNGDFGQAWDRNLTDNNGPYIELMAGVYTDNQPDFSWLQPYEEKSFVQYFLPYRELGVVKNASKDLLLNIDEVADGNVAVKLFATSLQSVTIKLSGKEGVVFEEETTLSPEEVYEKTISMNGYSLEELQLSVFNKQGKEVLNWLQEKEEIKPVPESAKEALSPQDTPSVEQLYLTGLHLEQYRHATYNPTDYYKEALKREPGNVQNNNALGLWYLRRGRFAIAETYLRTAVETQLQRNPNPYDGEPLYNLGLALKYQGRYQEAYDSFYKACWNAAWQDAGYFSCAQISSLQGNLDDALEEVERSLIRNWHNHRARHLKTALLRLAGRKEEALNWIEDSLKIDLFNYGCIFEKFLLTDDKEVLALMTKLMRGASFNYDEIALDYVAAGLYEEAIAVWQEATKVSTTPMTYYYMAWAQSLANKEEAEDSFAKAASHAPEFCFPNRLEAIVALEYAKEKNSSDAKAPYYLGNLWYDKRQYDEAIVNWEKSVLLNPVFPTAWRNLSLAYFNKQDKVDEAIACLEKAFALDTTDARILMELDQLYKRLNRSHAERLAFLEKYNSLVLQRDDLYLEQITLLNQLGRYEEAKEMLDKHKFHPWEGGEGKVSAQYQIARVELAKQALKNNDSHKAIALLEECLEYPHHLGEGKLYGAQENDFHYYLGCAYEVLGDNEKALYYWELAKNGITEPAAAIYYNDQKPDKIFYQGLALLKLNRTAEANSRFHRLVSYGEKHLFDQIKMDYFAVSLPDLLIWEDDLTQRNVIHCKYMMALGQFGLGKKEKALDLLDEASLLDPNHQGIMAMKSSIY, from the coding sequence ATGGTAAAAGCATGGAATGAGCAGGTTGTAATTCCTACATACGAGATTGGCAAACCTGAGAAGAACCCTATATTTCTGGAGAAACGTGTTTATCAGGGAAGCAGCGGCGTTGTGTATCCTTACCCTGTTATTGAAAAAATAGCAGACGAGAAAGTTGATAAAACCTATAATGCAGTCTTTCTTGAAAATGAATATATAAAAATAATGATTCTGCCAGAGCTGGGAGGACGTGTACAAATGGCTTACGATAAGATAAAGAAACGCCATTTTATCTACTATAACGAGGTGATAAAACCTGCTTTAGTAGGATTGACCGGTCCCTGGATTTCCGGAGGAATTGAGTTTAACTGGCCGCAACACCACCGCCCAAGTACTTTCCTTCCTGTAGATTACTGCATTGAAGAATTTCCCGATGGTAGCGTAACCGTTTGGGTGAGCGAAATGGAACAGATGTTTCATCAAAAAGGAATGGCCGGATTTACTTTGAGGCCGGGAAAAGCTTATCTGGAGATTAAAGGACGCTTATATAACCGCACGCCGATGCCACAAACATTCTTATGGTGGGCTAATCCGGCTGTTGCTGTTAATGACCACTACCAAAGTGTTTTTCCACCCGATGTAAATGCCGTGTTCGACCATGGAAAGAGAGATGTGTCAACTTTCCCGATAGCAACCGGAACTTATTATAAAATGGACTACTCGGCAGGTGTCGATATCTCCAATTATAAGAATATTCCTGTGCCAACTTCTTATATGGCTATTAAAAGTCGCTTTAATTTTGTGGGTGGTTATGAAAATGATACGCGTGCCGGAGTTCTGCACGTTGCCAATCATCATGTATCTCCGGGAAAGAAACAATGGACATGGGGAAACGGTGATTTTGGCCAGGCGTGGGATCGTAATCTGACAGATAATAACGGTCCGTACATTGAATTGATGGCGGGTGTTTATACCGATAATCAGCCTGATTTTTCATGGCTTCAACCATATGAAGAGAAAAGCTTTGTGCAATATTTCCTTCCTTATCGTGAACTGGGAGTTGTTAAGAATGCAAGCAAAGACTTACTGCTGAATATTGATGAGGTTGCCGATGGAAATGTTGCCGTTAAGCTGTTTGCTACATCACTTCAATCTGTTACAATTAAATTGTCGGGAAAAGAAGGAGTAGTGTTCGAAGAAGAAACTACTTTATCTCCTGAAGAGGTATACGAAAAAACTATTTCCATGAATGGTTATTCGCTGGAGGAACTTCAACTGTCTGTATTTAATAAGCAAGGTAAGGAAGTTCTTAACTGGCTGCAGGAAAAAGAAGAAATAAAACCGGTGCCGGAATCGGCTAAGGAAGCTCTTTCCCCACAAGATACTCCATCAGTGGAACAACTTTATTTAACCGGATTGCATTTGGAACAATACAGACATGCAACTTACAATCCTACTGATTATTATAAAGAGGCTTTGAAACGTGAACCCGGAAATGTTCAGAATAATAATGCATTGGGATTATGGTATTTGCGCCGCGGACGTTTTGCAATTGCCGAAACTTACTTAAGAACAGCTGTTGAAACACAATTGCAACGCAACCCAAATCCTTATGATGGCGAACCATTGTATAATCTCGGGCTGGCTTTGAAGTATCAGGGACGTTATCAGGAAGCTTATGATTCTTTCTATAAAGCTTGCTGGAATGCTGCCTGGCAAGATGCAGGATATTTTAGTTGTGCACAGATTTCATCTTTACAAGGTAATTTGGACGATGCATTAGAGGAAGTGGAAAGAAGTTTAATTCGTAACTGGCACAATCATCGTGCCCGTCATCTAAAGACAGCTTTACTTCGCCTGGCTGGAAGAAAAGAGGAAGCCTTGAACTGGATTGAGGATTCTTTGAAGATCGACCTTTTTAATTATGGCTGTATTTTCGAGAAATTCCTGCTCACAGATGATAAGGAAGTCTTGGCTTTAATGACAAAACTGATGCGTGGTGCTTCATTTAACTATGATGAAATAGCACTCGATTATGTTGCAGCCGGATTATATGAAGAAGCAATTGCGGTGTGGCAGGAAGCAACTAAGGTAAGCACTACACCAATGACTTATTACTATATGGCCTGGGCTCAGTCTCTGGCAAATAAAGAGGAAGCTGAAGATAGTTTTGCAAAAGCAGCCAGCCATGCTCCCGAGTTTTGTTTTCCAAACCGACTGGAAGCTATCGTAGCTTTGGAATATGCAAAAGAGAAAAATTCATCAGATGCTAAAGCACCATATTACTTAGGAAATTTATGGTATGATAAACGTCAGTATGATGAGGCTATTGTTAACTGGGAAAAATCAGTTTTACTCAATCCTGTTTTTCCAACGGCATGGCGTAACTTATCCCTTGCTTATTTCAATAAACAAGATAAGGTTGATGAAGCAATTGCTTGTCTGGAAAAAGCTTTTGCTTTGGATACTACCGATGCCAGAATTCTAATGGAGCTAGATCAGTTGTATAAACGACTCAACCGTTCGCATGCTGAGCGTCTGGCATTCCTTGAAAAATATAATTCGTTAGTACTTCAACGTGACGACCTTTATCTGGAACAGATTACACTTCTTAATCAACTGGGACGATATGAGGAAGCAAAGGAAATGCTCGATAAGCATAAATTCCATCCTTGGGAAGGAGGTGAAGGAAAAGTTTCGGCACAATATCAGATAGCTCGTGTTGAATTGGCTAAACAGGCTTTGAAAAATAACGATAGCCATAAAGCGATTGCATTATTGGAAGAATGCCTTGAATATCCTCATCACTTGGGAGAAGGCAAACTCTATGGTGCTCAGGAAAACGATTTCCACTATTATCTGGGATGTGCTTACGAGGTTTTGGGAGATAATGAAAAGGCTCTTTATTACTGGGAACTGGCAAAAAATGGTATTACGGAACCTGCTGCAGCTATTTATTATAACGATCAGAAACCGGATAAGATATTCTATCAGGGACTTGCTCTTCTGAAACTGAACCGAACTGCTGAAGCAAACAGTCGCTTTCACCGCTTGGTAAGTTACGGAGAAAAACATCTTTTTGATCAGATTAAAATGGACTATTTTGCTGTATCTTTACCCGACTTATTGATTTGGGAAGACGATTTGACTCAACGAAATGTTATTCATTGCAAGTATATGATGGCGTTGGGGCAATTCGGACTTGGAAAAAAAGAGAAGGCTCTTGATTTGTTGGATGAAGCATCATTGCTTGATCCTAATCATCAGGGAATTATGGCCATGAAAAGTAGTATTTATTAA
- a CDS encoding beta-galactosidase: protein MKKIPVFLALFIISGLSSAYAQKIYEINAPASEKKIYTGQLKLGGANPSGEKIEVNSFYVSENGKPVIPVMGEFHYSRYPHEQWEEQILKMKAGGLTVIPTYIFWNIHEEKEGVFDWSGDKDLRTFLQLCKKYGMQSIVRVGPFCHGEIRNGGFPDWLFSKPLEVRSNDAKYLFYVDRLYKEIAKQLQGLYYKDGGPVIGIQIENEHQHSAAPWAITYPGAPKDHTSATYDASITMVGVGVQDKKITYAELGDLHMKTLKKMAVDAGMITPLYTATGWGNAAVIGDEAIPVMAAYTYPFWAEPHKSPFCLFKDIQKKPDYSPVRYDTDKFPSFNAEMGVGIQMIYSRRPIVTAEAAEALMIRTLGSGSNGIGYYMYHGGSTPKMKDDISFFSDEPMGVPKISYDFQAPIGEFGLVRDSYRNLRVLHLFLNDFSNLLAPMETVLPQDYETITPDNRETLRFAARMKNNSGFIFMTNFQDHDTARIDQTGLQFKLNLQNESIMIPASKTFTLKKDESVILAFNLNMDGALLKYATAQLLTKIDDNGKPHYFFFAPNGIEPEFVFDKATLKSGKSVVTPVAGYKSTFSVTAKSGEKILITTLTREQALHTAKVDGHILITDATVLPEKGKCTLLNLGKNKFDFVLYPSAKGWKQQTIEVAAVNPVFKVDKAGSRRMTVTVEPNNNKQVQEYFLQINYVGDVAMAFINNSMVLDHFYYGAPWTIGLKRFESRMAEKGMDFYFRPLMKDAPYLKDLPQSALRDWNNKKSVLSIDSVNVLPEYRTEIIF from the coding sequence ATGAAAAAGATACCGGTATTTTTAGCATTATTCATAATAAGCGGATTAAGTTCCGCTTATGCACAAAAGATATATGAGATAAATGCTCCTGCTTCGGAAAAGAAAATTTATACGGGACAACTAAAGCTAGGTGGAGCTAATCCATCCGGAGAAAAGATTGAAGTGAACAGCTTTTATGTTTCCGAGAATGGAAAACCTGTTATTCCTGTTATGGGTGAGTTTCACTATTCTCGTTATCCTCACGAACAATGGGAAGAACAGATTCTTAAGATGAAGGCTGGTGGACTGACGGTTATTCCGACTTATATATTCTGGAATATTCACGAAGAAAAAGAGGGCGTTTTTGATTGGAGCGGGGATAAAGATCTTCGTACCTTTTTGCAGTTATGTAAAAAATATGGTATGCAGTCAATTGTTCGTGTTGGTCCCTTCTGTCATGGAGAGATTCGCAACGGCGGATTCCCCGATTGGTTATTCTCAAAACCGCTCGAAGTTCGTTCCAATGATGCTAAATATTTGTTCTATGTAGACCGGCTTTATAAAGAGATTGCAAAACAACTGCAAGGATTATACTATAAAGACGGAGGTCCGGTTATCGGTATCCAGATTGAAAACGAACATCAACATTCTGCTGCACCATGGGCTATAACATATCCCGGCGCTCCAAAGGATCATACATCGGCTACTTATGATGCTTCCATTACAATGGTGGGAGTAGGAGTGCAGGATAAAAAGATTACTTATGCAGAACTTGGGGATTTGCATATGAAGACTCTGAAAAAAATGGCTGTTGATGCCGGAATGATAACTCCTTTGTATACGGCAACCGGATGGGGAAATGCAGCAGTCATCGGTGATGAAGCAATCCCTGTTATGGCAGCTTATACATATCCATTCTGGGCAGAACCGCATAAATCTCCTTTCTGCCTGTTTAAGGATATTCAGAAAAAGCCCGATTACTCTCCGGTTCGTTATGACACGGATAAGTTTCCTTCTTTCAATGCAGAGATGGGAGTCGGTATTCAGATGATATATTCCCGCCGACCAATTGTTACGGCTGAGGCTGCCGAAGCATTGATGATCCGTACTTTAGGAAGTGGCTCCAACGGAATAGGCTATTACATGTATCACGGCGGTTCAACTCCTAAAATGAAAGATGATATTAGCTTCTTTAGTGATGAACCGATGGGCGTTCCAAAGATATCTTATGATTTTCAGGCTCCTATCGGAGAATTTGGCCTTGTTCGCGATTCGTACAGGAATCTCCGTGTACTCCATCTTTTCCTGAATGATTTCAGCAACTTACTGGCACCAATGGAGACTGTTCTTCCTCAGGATTATGAGACGATTACTCCCGATAACAGAGAAACATTGCGTTTTGCTGCTCGTATGAAGAATAATTCCGGCTTTATCTTTATGACTAATTTTCAGGATCATGATACTGCCCGTATTGACCAGACAGGTTTGCAGTTTAAGCTGAATCTTCAGAACGAATCAATTATGATTCCTGCCAGCAAAACATTTACGTTGAAAAAGGACGAAAGCGTAATACTTGCGTTTAACCTCAATATGGATGGTGCATTGCTGAAATATGCAACAGCACAGTTGCTCACAAAGATAGATGATAACGGAAAGCCTCATTATTTCTTCTTTGCACCAAACGGAATAGAACCGGAATTTGTATTTGACAAAGCAACCTTGAAAAGTGGAAAATCCGTAGTTACACCTGTTGCCGGTTATAAGAGTACATTCTCTGTAACAGCAAAGAGCGGCGAAAAGATACTAATCACCACATTAACCCGTGAGCAGGCATTGCATACAGCTAAAGTCGACGGACACATTCTGATAACCGATGCCACCGTTTTACCGGAGAAGGGTAAATGTACCTTGCTTAATTTAGGTAAGAATAAGTTCGATTTTGTACTTTATCCCTCGGCAAAAGGATGGAAGCAGCAAACTATCGAAGTTGCTGCAGTTAATCCGGTATTCAAGGTTGATAAAGCAGGATCTCGTCGTATGACGGTAACTGTTGAACCTAATAACAATAAACAGGTTCAGGAATACTTCCTGCAAATAAATTATGTGGGCGATGTAGCTATGGCCTTCATTAATAATTCCATGGTTTTAGACCATTTCTATTACGGAGCTCCCTGGACAATCGGTTTAAAACGTTTTGAGAGCAGAATGGCTGAAAAAGGCATGGATTTTTATTTCCGTCCGTTAATGAAAGATGCGCCATACCTGAAGGATTTGCCACAGTCGGCACTCAGGGATTGGAATAATAAAAAAAGTGTTCTGTCAATTGATAGTGTTAATGTATTGCCTGAATACCGTACTGAAATAATTTTTTAG